In Hyperolius riggenbachi isolate aHypRig1 chromosome 10, aHypRig1.pri, whole genome shotgun sequence, a genomic segment contains:
- the LOC137535886 gene encoding oocyte zinc finger protein XlCOF22-like, which translates to YSCAECGKCFVQKSHLVTHERSHTGEKPYSCAECGKCFVQKSHLFTHERSHTGEKPYSCAECGKCFGVKSNLVKHERSHTGEKPYSCAECGKCFREKGSLVKHERSHTGEKLYSCAECGKCFGLKSSLVFHERSHTGEKPYSCAECGKCFIQKSNLFKHERSHTGEKPYSCSECGKCFGHKSSLVSHERSHTGEKPYSCAQCGKCFRDKGSLVTHERSHTGEKPYSCAECGKCFVTKSNLVTHERSHTGEKPYSCAVWEMFCEEIRSCHT; encoded by the coding sequence tattcatgtgctgagtgtgggaaatgttttgttcagaaatcacatcttgtcacacatgagagatctcacacgggtgagaagccctattcatgtgctgagtgtgggaaatgttttgttcagaaatcacatcttttcacacatgagagatctcacactggtgagaagccctattcatgtgctgagtgtgggaaatgtttcggtgttaaatcaaaccttgtcaaacatgagagatctcacactggtgagaagccctattcatgtgctgagtgtgggaaatgttttagagagAAAGGtagccttgtcaaacatgagagatctcacactggtgagaagctctattcatgtgctgagtgtgggaaatgttttggtcttAAATCAAGTCTTGTctttcatgagagatctcacactggtgagaagccatattcatgtgctgagtgtgggaaatgttttattcagaaatcaaatcttttcaaacatgagagatctcacactggtgagaagccctattcatgttctgagtgtgggaaatgttttgggcataaatcaaGTCTTGTctctcatgagagatctcacactggtgagaagccctattcatgtgctcagtgtgggaaatgttttagagatAAAGGtagccttgtcacacatgagagatctcacactggtgagaagccctattcatgtgctgagtgtgggaaatgttttgtgacgaaatcaaatcttgtcacacatgagagatctcacactggtgagaagccatattcatgtgctgtgtgggaaatgttttgtgaggaaatcagatcttgtcacacatga